One Salmo trutta chromosome 19, fSalTru1.1, whole genome shotgun sequence genomic window carries:
- the LOC115154606 gene encoding protocadherin gamma-A8-like: MGLCDHRRRVWIEYLLLLCSWGLCSGQFVYSVSEEVDKGTFVGNIAKDLNLNLRELVSREIHIVTGPERRYFDVDVKTGNLFVYERIDREALCSNSVKCSIDVEAILNNPMHIHRIEVNIVDINDNPPSFAERIHDVNMTESAFPGDRFPLPFASDSDVGSNSVKTYKLSLNEHFSLDVQSGSEQSVSSELILQKALDREKQDVIKLVLTAVDGGKPPRSGTQQIVIHLIDANDNTPVFSKPLYKVQVSENVAFGTLILTLNATDRRGSER, translated from the coding sequence ATGGGCCTGTGTGACCACAGAAGACGTGTTTGGATAGAATATCTTCTGCTGCTTTGTTCATGGGGATTGTGTTCTGGACAGTTCGTGTATTCCGTCTCAGAGGAGGTAGATAAAGGCACATTTGTTGGAAATATCGCTAAAGACCTAAATCTAAATTTGAGAGAACTGGTTTCGAGAGAGATTCACATTGTAACAGGACCCGAAAGGAGGTATTTTGATGTCGACGTGAAGACAGGTAATCTTTTTGTCTATGAGAGAATAGACCGAGAAGCCCTCTGCTCAAACTCAGTAAAATGCTCCATTGATGTTGAAGCGATATTGAATAATCCTATGCATATCCATCGTATTGAAGTAAACATTGTGGACATAAATGACAACCCGCCATCGTTTGCGGAGCGCATTCATGATGTCAATATGACTGAATCCGCCTTTCCAGGGGACAGATTTCCTTTACCGTTCGCCAGCGATTCGGATGTTGGAAGTAACTCTGTGAAAACCTACAAACTGAGTCTAAACGAACACTTCTCTCTAGATGTACAAAGCGGCAGCGAGCAGAGTGTGTCTTCTGAGTTAATACTACAGAAAGCTTTAGACCGAGAGAAACAGGATGTGATAAAGCTTGTACTGACTGCTGTTGACGGAGGAAAACCTCCACGATCCGGAACTCAACAGATAGTAATTCACCTAATAGATGCCAACGATAATACTCCGGTGTTCTCCAAACCTCTCTATAAAGTGCAAGTATCGGAAAATGTTGCATTTGGAACTTTAATTCTAACTTTAAACGCAACAGACAGACGAGGGAGTGAACGGTGA